One genomic window of Cololabis saira isolate AMF1-May2022 chromosome 3, fColSai1.1, whole genome shotgun sequence includes the following:
- the esrp1 gene encoding epithelial splicing regulatory protein 1 isoform X5 produces the protein MTDQVDYLVVVFTATSGASGELLGSDEKELVQLAWQLVDVKNKTLGKVNELLIKPDLSDLTDEKPEEDVVEECREEENGPGADCTSTVTSIDSALNLFNLQLTNEVNSEGTGTSLCLCTDGQLPIRQVIHPEAVSKNILVPDCFYSFFDLRKEFKKHFPTSDLKDLNVHVMAEALRIPDSPTSDLTVIQDPSVASPAEVAIQQVQLMGSILLAMLSDPFCHTFSDPERVSERFESGTCSKREKVCDNTVIRARGLPWQSSDQDIARFFRGLNIAKGGAALCLNAQGRRNGEALVRFVSEEHRDLALQRHKHHMGSRYIEVYKATGEDFLKIAGGTSNEVAMFLSREDQIIVRMRGLPFAATHEQVLTFFSPGNGLKESCPVSGGKDGILFVRYPDGRPTGDAFVLFACEEQAQCALRKHKEILGKRYIELFKSTAAEVQQVLNRYSSAPLIPVAPAPLMSVLPMMSLLPPPVGVRDCLRLRGLPYTAIIEDILTFLGEFTHDVRQHGVHMVLNQQGRPSGDCFIQMTSAERALQASQQLHKHVMSSERGANSRYVEVFPCSTEEMGLVLMGGSLSHMHTHTHNRSRSGTGLSPPPCLSPPSYPFAAVPPVLSSESAGLYPPIGQLLLAPRPMLPGHPYYPASAQIYMNYTAYYPSPPGSPTVGYFPAPSSLSSPGGLIRMPGLPYNGSGVKDLINAVQGYQYTPEDALMHAHGPMHAHDPARTLLTQPKEWVCI, from the exons ATGACGGATCAGGTAGACTACCTGGTGGTGGTTTTCACCGCCACATCTGGCGCAAGCGGAGAACTGCTGGGATCTGACGAGAAGGAGCTCGTCCAGTTGGCCTGGCAGTTGGTTGATGTAAAGAACAAAAcg TTGGGCAAGGTGAATGAGCTCCTCATTAAACCTGACCTCTCAGACTTGACAGACGAAAAACCAGAGGAGGATGTGGTGGAGGAGTGCAGGGAAGAGGAGAATGGGCCAGGAGCAGATTGCACATCCACTGTAACAAGTATTGACAGCGCTTTAAACCTG TTTAATCTACAATTGACAAATGAGGTGAACAGCGAGGGCACGGGCACGTCATTATGTTTGTGTACAGACGGCCAGCTCCCCATCCGTCAAGTGATTCACCCTGAGGCCGTGAGCAAG AACATCCTGGTCCCCGACTGTTTCTACTCCTTCTTCGACCTTCGGAAGGAGTTCAAAAAACACTTCCCTACATCCGACCTCAAGGATTTGAATGTACACGTCATGGCAGAGG CTCTTAGAATACCAGACAGTCCCACGTCGGATCTCACGGTCATTCAGGATCCATCGGTCGCATCGCCAGCAGAAGTAGCCATACAACAGGTCCAGCTTATGGGCAGCATCCTTCTTGCAATGCTCTCGGATCCCTTTT GCCACACATTTTCTGACCCAGAGAGAGTCAGTGAGAGGTTTGAGAGCGGCACTTG TAGTAAGAGGGAGAAAGTGTGCGACAACACAGTGATCAGAGCCAGAGGGTTGCCATGGCAGTCCTCCGATCAGGACATCGCTCGTTTCTTCAGAGGCCTCAACATCGCCAA AGGAGGGGCTGCACTGTGTCTTAATGCTCAGGGGAGGAGGAATGGAGAAGCACTTGTTCGTTTTGTCAGTGAAGAACACAGAGATTTGGCGCTACAGAGGCACAAACACCACATGGGAAGCAGATACATTGAG GTTTATAAAGCAACAGGAGAAGACTTTCTGAAGATAGCAGGAG GCACCTCTAACGAGGTGGCAATGTTCCTGTCGCGTGAGGACCAGATTATAGTGAGGATGCGAGGTCTCCCTTTCGCAGCCACACATGAGCAGGTGCTCACCTTCTTTTCGCCAGGGAACGGGCTCAAAGAATCGTGCCCCGTCAGCGGAGGGAAAGATGGCATCCTATTCGTTCGCTACCCAGATGGGCGTCCCACTGGagatgcttttgttttgtttgcctgcGAGGAACAGGCTCAGTGTGCTCTGAGAAAACACAAGGAAATCCTGGGGAAACGATATATCGAGCTGTTTAAAAGTACAGCAGCAGAGGTGCAACAG GTGTTGAACCGGTACTCATCTGCCCCCCTGATTCCTGTGGCCCCAGCCCCTCTGATGTCTGTACTGCCCATGATGTCTCTCCTGCCCCCTCCTGTTGGTGTAAGAGACTGTCTAAGGCTGAGGGGACTGCCGTACACAGCGATTATTGAGGATATCCTCACCTTCCTGGGCGAGTTTACACATGATGTCAGGCAACACGGTGTACACATGGTGCTCAACCAGCAG GGTCGTCCATCAGGTGACTGCTTCATCCAGATGACTTCAGCGGAGCGGGCGCTTCAGGCCTCACAGCAGCTTCATAAGCACGTGATGTCCAGCGAGCGAGGGGCCAACAGTCGCTACGTGGAGGTGTTTCCCTGCAGTACTGAGGAGATGGGCCTTGTGCTGATGGGGGGCTCGctgtcacacatgcacacacatacacacaacaggAGCAGGAGTGGGACGGGGCTCAGCCCACCGCCAT GTTTATCCCCGCCGTCCTACCCCTTCGCCGCTGTTCCACCTGTCCTGTCCTCAGAGTCTGCTGGTCTCTACCCTCCCATCGGGCAGTTATTGTTGGCCCCCCGCCCCATGCTACCAGGACATCCCTATTATCCTGCTTCAGCTCAGATATACATGAACTACACAGCATACTATCCCAG tCCACCTGGCTCACCGACTGTAGGATATTTCCCGGCGCCCTCCTCCCTGTCCTCCCCAGGAGGGTTGATAAGAATGCCAGGGCTGCCCTATAACGGCAGTGGAGTTAAAGACCTCATTAATGCAGTTCAAGGATACCAG TATACTCCCGAAGATGCTCTAATGCACGCCCACGGGCCCATGCACGCTCACGACCCCGCCAGGACTTTGCTCACGCAGCCCAAAGAATGGGTGTGTATTTAA